Within Candidatus Polarisedimenticolaceae bacterium, the genomic segment TGAAGCGCCACACGCGGCCCAACCCGCAGCGCAACATCAAGGGCGGGATCCTCGATCGCGAGAACTACGTCCACATCTCGAACGTGATGCTCGCCGACCCGCAGTCCGACAAGCCCACCCGCGTGGGCGTGACGGTGAAGGGCGGCGAAAAGATCCGAGTGGCGCGCCGCAGCGGCAAGTCCCT encodes:
- the rplX gene encoding 50S ribosomal protein L24, with the protein product MRIRKNDTVIVIAGKDKGTRGRVLEVDARHDRVMVEAVNKVKRHTRPNPQRNIKGGILDRENYVHISNVMLADPQSDKPTRVGVTVKGGEKIRVARRSGKSLDK